From one Anaerococcus prevotii DSM 20548 genomic stretch:
- a CDS encoding hydrolase, with the protein MTDKKEKYIPQVHSKLRKSFITVPKEIYRASGIMIFEKRIKSLLFTTDLAIIRNSNADSIMAVYPYTPQNSISQAILDVSNVPCFIGVGGGTTQGLRSKYIAIEAELAGAYGVVVNSPIPNEDIKAISDFVDIPVIASVVSFENDYMGKIAAGAEILNVSGGKYTAALVREIRKNIGDKFPIIATGGKNGEQILETIEAGANAISYTPPSSSDVFGSMMDAYRNEELH; encoded by the coding sequence ATGACAGACAAAAAGGAAAAATACATACCCCAAGTTCATTCAAAACTTAGGAAATCTTTTATCACAGTCCCAAAGGAGATCTACAGGGCTAGTGGTATCATGATTTTTGAAAAAAGAATCAAGTCACTCTTGTTTACCACAGACCTTGCCATAATAAGAAACTCAAATGCGGACTCTATCATGGCAGTCTATCCTTACACTCCACAAAACTCCATCTCCCAGGCAATCCTAGACGTATCAAACGTCCCTTGTTTTATAGGAGTGGGAGGTGGAACAACTCAAGGATTAAGGTCCAAATATATTGCCATTGAGGCAGAACTTGCTGGAGCTTACGGTGTTGTAGTAAACTCACCCATACCAAACGAAGATATCAAAGCCATATCTGATTTTGTAGATATACCTGTAATTGCCTCAGTTGTAAGCTTTGAAAATGACTATATGGGAAAAATTGCAGCAGGAGCGGAAATCCTAAATGTGTCAGGAGGCAAATACACAGCAGCCCTAGTTCGTGAGATTAGAAAAAATATTGGAGATAAATTTCCAATAATAGCCACAGGAGGAAAGAATGGCGAGCAAATCCTAGAAACTATAGAGGCAGGAGCCAATGCAATCTCCTACACTCCACCATCAAGTTCAGATGTCTTTGGTTCTATGATGGATGCTTATAGAAATGAGGAATTACATTGA